One window of Gloeothece citriformis PCC 7424 genomic DNA carries:
- a CDS encoding GAF domain-containing protein: MTTQKQQPSMTWVEVTYILPPEEAREALREYFQQYRQKIYKTHVSHWHLTENEQICFIIRRLSSYPYRQQFIQRLNQNLEEDILVQETVNELRKTLEVDRVVLYYFYRCWKGQVTFEALSKPELSIIGSMGPDECFNEEYASWYETGRIRAINDIENESIAICHRDFLRDLEVRANLVVPLLNRRGLWGLLIAHHCQSPKFWTACDIEAMKTAAVKLEQSLAILKS; this comes from the coding sequence TTGCCTCCTGAAGAAGCCAGAGAAGCCCTTAGAGAATACTTTCAACAGTATCGTCAAAAAATTTATAAAACTCATGTTTCTCACTGGCACTTGACGGAAAACGAGCAAATTTGCTTCATTATTCGACGACTTTCGAGTTATCCTTATCGTCAACAATTCATACAACGCTTAAACCAAAATTTAGAGGAAGATATCCTCGTTCAAGAAACAGTTAACGAGTTGAGAAAAACATTAGAAGTCGATCGGGTAGTCTTATACTATTTTTATCGGTGCTGGAAAGGACAAGTCACTTTTGAAGCTTTAAGCAAGCCGGAATTGTCGATTATCGGTTCGATGGGGCCGGATGAGTGTTTTAATGAAGAATATGCCTCGTGGTATGAAACGGGAAGGATTCGCGCCATTAATGATATTGAAAACGAATCTATTGCTATATGTCATCGAGATTTTTTGCGAGATTTAGAGGTTCGGGCTAATTTAGTCGTTCCTTTATTAAATCGTAGAGGGTTATGGGGCTTATTAATTGCCCATCACTGTCAATCACCGAAATTTTGGACGGCTTGCGATATCGAGGCGATGAAAACGGCGGCGGTTAAATTAGAACAATCTCTTGCTATTCTTAAAAGTTGA